The following are from one region of the Sorghum bicolor cultivar BTx623 chromosome 2, Sorghum_bicolor_NCBIv3, whole genome shotgun sequence genome:
- the LOC8074212 gene encoding growth-regulating factor 11, whose product MAAEGEGKNPAGGGGGDNPQHQQAVQAAPAPAAQGEAAQEAGGQGTGLEPEGEKADREGEGGGAGEKDDAACRDLVLVEDPEVVAVEDPEEAAATAALQEEMKALVASIPDGAGAAFTAMQLQELEQQSRVYQYMAARVPVPTHLVFPVWKSVTGASSEGAQKYPTLMGLATLCLDFGKNPEPEPGRCRRTDGKKWRCWRSTIPNEKYCERHMHRGRKRPVQVVVEDDEPDSASGSKSTPGKATDGAKKADDKSPSSKKLAVAAPAAVQST is encoded by the exons ATGGCGGCGGAGGGGGAGGGAAAGAACCCGGCGGGCGGTGGCGGAGGGGATAACCCCCAGCACCAGCAGGCAGTGCAGGCTgccccggcgccggcggcacAGGGGGAAGCGGCGCAGGAGGCTGGAGGACAGGGGACGGGACTGGAGCCGGAGGGGGAGAAAGCGGATCGAGAGGGggagggcggcggcgccggggaGAAGGACGACGCCGCGTGCAGAGATCTGGTCCTCGTCGAGGATCCGGAGGTGGTCGCCGTCGAGGATCCGGAGGAAG CTGCAGCAACCGCAGCACTTCAGGAAGAAATGAAAGCGCTTGTGGCATCAATCCCTGATGGTGCTGGGGCAGCATTCACAGCCATGCAGCTTcaggagctagagcagcagtccCGGGTGTATCAGTACATGGCTGCCCGAGTACCTGTGCCTACTCACCTCGTCTTCCCTGTATGGAAGAGTGTAACCGGTGCATCCTCTGAAGGCGCCCAGAAGTACCCTACTT TGATGGGCTTAGCAACACTCTGCTTGGACTTTGGGAAGAACCCAGAACCAGAACCAGGGAGGTGTCGGCGAACAGATGGTAAAAAATGGCGATGTTGGAGAAGCACTATCCCAAATGAGAAATACTGTGAACGTCATATGCACCGTGGTCGCAAGCGTCCTGTACAGGTTGTCGTTGAGGACGACGAGCCAGATTCTGCTTCAGGGTCAAAATCCACTCCTGGCAAGGCTACCGATGGTGCCAAGAAGGCTGACGACAAGAGCCCAAGTAGCAAGAAGCTTGCAGTGGCAGCACCAGCTGCTGTGCAGTCTACATAA
- the LOC8077270 gene encoding CDGSH iron-sulfur domain-containing protein NEET produces MCSPHTANPRHAPSVARSSGSPTKPIQQPPTKKEPMASPFCAAAAACRLAVSAPSPPAAQAPRPRRGLVAVRAEAAGGGINPAIRKEEDKVVDTVLTGELAKPLTAYCRCWRSGTFPLCDGAHVKHNKATGDNVGPLLVKK; encoded by the exons ATGTGCTCGCCACACACCGCAAATCCTCGCCACGCGCCTTCCGTCGCTCGCTCGTCCGGCAGTCCAACCAAACCAATCCAGCAGCCACCAACCAAGAAAGAGCCCATGGCGTCCCCGTTctgcgccgctgccgccgcgtgCCGCCTCGCCGTCTCCGCCCCGTCCCCTCCCGCCGCGCAGGCGCCCAGGCCCCGGCGCGGCCTGGTGGCGGTGCGCGCggaggcggccggcggcgggaTAAACCCGGCCATCCGGAAGGAGGAGGACAAGGTGGTCGACACCGTCCTCACCGGCGAGCTCGCCAAGCCGCTCACCGCCTACTGCCG GTGTTGGAGATCAGGGACATTCCCACTGTGCGACGGAGCCCATGTGAAGCACAACAAAGCAACAGGTGATAATGTGGGCCCCCTGCTCGTTAAGAAGTAG
- the LOC8074213 gene encoding uncharacterized protein LOC8074213, which translates to MQFSRLLGRPDVSTALHHLSRHSRALICFMASAPPPLARRVSPPMATPNPPVRRLPRCPHGYQNMPISTRVKGDRLDKPIQDDRAAQRPRHPVYPLRGLPRSRHRDGSIYRGTERWKERFHLSDRRETRLEPMSLSDPSRTIIHGPRTMLQIFSIELAKIHVEGLVELYGYIAVRDALDPLLNYVINFSRDDPIIVEQGSLIKMGGPKRGMELVDTSIVEYDVRIKTGKQEKDDVQLIDGVTILDDKDTEDCHVFIARISGECGIIDMTVSRLNFAVEATIEVLISEVYSNFYLCVGCFTSGLREETQLFDGVIGKPQNLKRSVVAVRIDTNLDLKLKVGSESFISAEHLCSFIANEYGYVSQEIKTGPALFSVKVTWSTMPPSVDAVMRKVDHSASG; encoded by the exons ATGCAGTTTTCTCGCCTCTTGGGACGCCCTGATGTCTCCACCGCTCTGCACCACCTCTCCCGTCACTCGCGGGCTCTCATCTGCTTCATGGCCTCTGCACCTCCACCGCTCGCGCGACGAGTTTCCCCACCCATGGCGACTCCCAATCCACCTGTCCGTCGTCTTCCCCG ATGTCCACATGGATATCAGAACATGCCCATCAGCACTAGAGTAAAAGGCGACAGGTTGGATAAACCAATACAAGACGACAGGGCAGCACAGAGACCTCGTCACCCTGTATACCCTCTAAGGGGTCTTCCAAGGAGTAGGCACCGAGATGGTTCCATATACAGGGGCACAGAGAGATGGAAGGAAAGATTCCATTTATCAGACCGTCGTGAGA CTCGGTTGGAGCCAATGAGTTTATCAGATCCTTCACGTACCATAATCCATGGACCTCGTACAATGTTGCAAATTTTCTCAATAGAATTGGCTAAAATTCATGTTGAGGGCTTGGTAGAGTTGTATGGATATATAGCAGTGAGGGATGCTTTGGATCCATTGCTTAATTATGTCATCAACTTTAGTAGGGATGATCCCATCATTGTGGAGCAG GGTTCTCTCATCAAAATGGGTGGCCCTAAGCGAGGGATGGAATTGGTTGACACTAGTATAGTTGAATATGACGTAAGGATCAAGACAGGAAAACAAGAAAAAGATGATGTACAATTGATAGATGGTGTAACCATTTTAGACGACAAAGACACTGAGGATTGCCATGTATTCATAGCGCGAATCAGTGGCGAATGTGGCATAATCGACATGACTGTATCACGCCTGAACTTTGCAGTTGAGGCAACCATAGAGGTTCTCATATCTGAAGTGTATAGCAATTTCTATTTGTGTGTCGGTTGTTTTACCAGTGGGTTGCGTGAAGAAACCCAGCTCTTTGATGGTGTCATTGGCAAGCCACAGAACTTGAAGAGATCTGTGGTTGCTGTAAGGATTGATACTAATTTGGATTTGAAGTTGAAGGTAGGCTCAGAGTCATTCATATCTGCTGAGCATCTCTGTTCCTTCATAGCGAATGAATATGGGTATGTTAGTCAAGAGATAAAGACTGGTCCTGCATTGTTTTCAGTAAAAGTGACTTGGTCGACTATGCCGCCCTCGGTAGATGCTGTTATGAGGAAAGTTGACCACTCAGCTTCAGGTTAA
- the LOC8074214 gene encoding protein argonaute 18 produces MARHHRGRWCRGGRQANPWGSGGSGRDEVDSSVAEAGNRNGHDDHSRVAQSQPADESQAAPSLAEEPAALLRKEFEAIGIHVFRRGEPVFPPGPGYGGAAGTPCVGRANRFLSRLVDEGLHQYNVTISPEPTTKRAYREVMTKLVSENQHTEFGGRFPAYDGRDSLFTAGALPFGTKELEVTLSAGCDKYMDKVAINHAPAISLLQLRMLLAGYPTDIPTQAPQVLETVLGDVLFNERDDIERIPIGPNDRTLGVEAWNGLYQSIRSTRVSLSLIADVYSSILVQPLLLIDFVQKILKIDVDRNLTEPEYDKLLKALRDVQIEVTHRHNKHHKYRIVGLSVKPTIDLSSESPSGATKTVTDHFRERYILELKYKSLPCINVGSEQKPIYLPIEVCKIVPRQCYQKNLECSQVSTLKKSASIQPEPEQSCHQVVDRKHTKCANEFGIEFDDNLTTVDARVLLPPNLKYHDSGSLKAWYPMNGHWNMKDKKVINGAKISNWACVNFCEVLSKKAIEEFCFKLAEMSRIIGADFANLKLPIFTARSDEIRVGLRDACPKAKNELKPQKIEDPDDEINQSRIPKPKPITRKKRRRKGKVPDLEEGDGQSAESVALFLLEDWLPEDDDIDDDETRKQKGSDLEGGDGESEDDEIADDKQASKAKEVEGVNFSVAKFLERRMEEKIQTMRISEWLSKKLQKTENFHQISQFNAEKATVKKFIPPKPHTSMLQRNTLGLGQRLMHRVSRCLRFL; encoded by the exons ATGGCGAGGCATCACCGTGGCAGATGGTGCCGCGGCGGCCGCCAAGCCAACCCGTGGGGCTCCGGCGGCAGCGGGCGAGACGAGGTGGACTCGAGCGTCGCTGAAGCGGGAAACCGCAACGGGCACGACGACCACTCGCGCGTCGCCCAGAGCCAGCCCGCCGATGAGAGCCAAGCCGCGCCATCCCTCGCGGAGGAGCCCGCCGCGCTGCTGCGGAAGGAGTTCGAGGCGATCGGCATCCACGTCTTCCGCCGCGGCGAGCCGGTGTTCCCGCCGGGCCCAGGGTACGGCGGCGCCGCGGGGACGCCGTGCGTCGGCAGGGCCAACCGCTTCCTCAgccgccttgtcgacgaaggcCTGCACCAGTACAAC GTGACCATTTCGCCGGAGCCGACGACCAAGCGCGCGTACAGGGAGGTCATGACGAAGTTGGTGTCCGAGAACCAGCACACGGAGTTCGGCGGCCGCTTCCCCGCGTACGACGGCCGTGACTCGCTCTTCACCGCGGGCGCGCTGCCGTTCGGCACCAAGGAGTTGGAGGTCACCCTCTCTGCAGGCTGCGACAAGTAT ATGGACAAGGTGGCGATCAATCATGCCCCAGCGATCAGCCTGCTGCAGCTGAGGATGCTGTTGGCGGGCTACCCCACTGACATCCCCACGCAGGCGCCGCAGGTCCTCGAGACCGTGCTGGGTGACGTCCTCTTCAACGAACGCGATGACATAGA ACGCATCCCGATTGGCCCCAATGATCGTACACTGGGTGTTGAGGCATGGAACGGGCTATACCAGAGCATCAGGTCAACACGGGTCAGCTTGTCTCTGATTGCAG ACGTGTATTCATCAATTTTGGTTCAACCCCTGCTGCTGATTGACTTCGTTCAGAAGATCCTAAAAATAGATGTGGATAGGAACTTGACTGAACCTGAGTATGATAAG CTTTTGAAGGCCCTCAGGGATGTGCAGATTGAAGTCACACACCGACATAATAAACACCATAAGTACAGAATTGTTGGCTTGTCAGTGAAGCCTACTATAGATTTGAG TTCTGAATCACCAAGTGGAGCCACAAAGACTGTCACTGATCACTTCAGAGAAAGATACATCCTAGAACTGAAATACAAATCTCTCCCATGCATCAATGTTGGCAGCGAGCAGAAGCCAATTTATCTTCCTATAGAG GTTTGCAAGATAGTTCCCAGGCAGTGTTACCAGAAAAACTTGGAATGCAGTCAGGTTTCTACTCTAAAGAAGTCAGCCTCCATCCAGCCTGAACCGGAACAGTCCTGTCATCAG GTTGTTGACCGCAAACACACAAAATGTGCTAATGAATTTGGCATAGAATTCGATGACAATCTTACAACAGTTGATGCTAGAGTTCTGCTGCCTCCAAAT ctTAAGTATCATGATTCTGGATCTCTGAAAGCGTGGTATCCAATGAATGGGCACTGGAATATGAAAGACAAG AAAGTAATAAATGGTGCCAAAATCAGCAACTGGGCATGTGTTAACTTTTGTGAGGTTTTATCCAAGAAAGCTATTGAGGAATTTTGCTTTAAGCTGGCTGAAATGTCTCGCATTATTGGAGCG GACTTTGCTAATTTGAAGCTCCCAATATTCACTGCACGTTCAGATGAA ATCCGGGTCGGCTTACGTGATGCTTGTCCAAAAGCTAAAAATGAGTTAAAACCTCAGAAAATTGAAGATCCTGACGACGAAATAAATCAATCTCGTATTCCTAAGCCCAAGCCTATAAccagaaagaaaagaagaagaaagggaaAAGTTCCAGACTTAGAGGAAGGTGATGGACAATCAGCTGAATCGGTTGCTTTGTTCCTCTTGGAAGATTGGCTTCCAGAAGACGACGATATTGACGATGATGAGACTAGAAAGCAAAAAGGTTCAGACTTAGAGGGAGGAGACGGAGAATCAGAAGATGATGAGATTGCCGATGATAAGCAAGCGAGCAAAGCTAAAGAAGTTGAAGGGGTTAACTTTTCTGTTGCCAAGTTTTTGGAGAGAAGGATGGAAGAAAAAATTCAGACAATGAGGATAAGTGAGTGGTTGTCGAAGAAGCTACAAAAGACAGAAAACTTTCATCAAATCAGTCAGTTCAATGCTGAGAAGGCTACAGTAAAGAAGTTTATCCCCCCAAAGCCACATACTAGCATGTTGCAGCGGAATACACTAGGTTTGGGGCAGCGGTTAATGCATAGAGTAAGTAGGTGCCTTCGGTTCCTGTGA
- the LOC8077271 gene encoding ubiquitin-related modifier 1 homolog, which produces MHLTLEFGGGLELLLENSTKVHKVEITTSKDGQGKVTTPKEGQDKVTMKSLLSWVKDNLIKERPEMFVKGDSVRPGVLVLVNDCDWELCGGLDAELEEKDVVVFISTLHGG; this is translated from the exons atgcatctcactcTCGAGTTCGG GGGCGGGCTGGAGCTGCTCCTAGAGAACTCCACCAAGGTGCACAAGGTGGAGATCACCACGTCCAAGGACGGCCAAGGCAAGGTCACCACGCCCAAGGAGGGCCAAGACAAGGTCACGATGAAGTCGCTGCTTTCTTGGGTCAAGGACAATCTGATCAAGGAGCGCCCGGAGATGTTCGTCAAGGGCGATTCCGT GAGGCCTGGGGTTCTTGTCCTTGTAAATGACTGTGATTGGGAGCTGTGTGGTGGTCTTGATGCAGAGTTGGAAGAGAAGGATGTTGTGGTTTTCATCTCCACTTTGCATGGTGGTTAG
- the LOC8074215 gene encoding uncharacterized protein LOC8074215 yields the protein MMMNAQHYSPSAGAVVAWHRRPAPSPAISRCARIIRPSPLALSSAAATTGTRTAPATTPDPEAPPLQRLLRSGVRAESLPRHVGLVIDGHARWARARGLSVSEGHAVGRRTVERTVRLSRAWGIRALTVFACSHENMTRPKEEIDFFMKLYKGFIRDNVDEFCREGIRLHLIGDSPGRPASLLRAAREAHEATRGNSEMVLMLAIGYSGRRDILRACRELAAEVQRDLLRPEDIDEALIAGKLGTSVAAGGELSCPDPDLVIRTSGELRLSNFLLWQSAFSELFFSDVMWPDFGEDEYLRALRSYQTRRRRFGQRIPCP from the exons ATGATGATGAACGCGCAACACTACTCTCCATCTGCCGGCGCCGTCGTCGCTTGGCATCGTCGTCCGGCTCCATCACCCGCCATCTCGCGCTGCGCTCGCATTATCCGGCCGTCTCCACTCGCTCTGTCGTCGGCCGCGGCGACCACGGGCACGCGCACCGCCCCGGCCACGACGCCCGATCCCGAGGCGCCGCCGCTCCAGCGGCTCCTCCGCAGCGGGGTGCGGGCGGAGTCGCTGCCGCGGCACGTCGGGCTGGTGATCGACGGGCACGCGCGATGGGCGCGCGCCCGGGGGCTGTCGGTGTCGGAGGGCCACGCGGTGGGGCGGCGCACGGTGGAGCGCACGGTGCGGCTGTCGCGAGCGTGGGGCATCCGCGCCCTCACCGTCTTCGCCTGCTCCCACGAGAACATGACCCGCCCCAAG GAGGAGATCGACTTCTTCATGAAGCTGTACAAGGGGTTCATCCGTGACAACGTCGACGAGTTCTGCAGGGAGGGAATCCGGCTGCACCTCATCGGCGACTCGCCGGGGCGGCCAGCGTCGCTGCTGCGCGCGGCGAGGGAAGCCCACGAGGCCACGCGGGGCAACTCGGAGATGGTCCTGATGCTGGCGATCGGCTACAGCGGGCGGCGGGACATCCTGCGGGCGTGCCGAGAGCTCGCCGCGGAGGTGCAGCGCGACCTGCTGAGGCCCGAGGACATCGACGAGGCGCTCATCGCCGGGAAGCTGGGGACCAgcgtcgccgccggcggcgagctCTCCTGCCCCGACCCCGACCTCGTCATCAGGACCAGCGGCGAGCTGAGGCTGAGCAACTTCCTGCTGTGGCAGTCCGCGTTCTCGGAGCTCTTCTTCTCTGACGTCATGTGGCCGGATTTTGGAGAGGACGAGTACCTCCGGGCGTTGCGTTCCTACCAGACCAGACGACGGCGCTTCGGTCAACGAATTCCGTGTCCCTAA
- the LOC8074216 gene encoding vegetative cell wall protein gp1 — protein MACRLCVFLLLLAFAFTFTNADEAAASRRTLPPIPCIPGRPRPPWLPPCTPPSPPPPQPAECYTSLSGLMPCAGFLTTGGVPPAPPTSACCNGLRSLVTDAPICLCHVVNGDISELLHAPMIPRRMVELPRFCAVPFPRATLRQCIRGPVPPMNPPPSTPPPVPEPTPSPSTPPEASPPEPPSTPPEASPPEPPSTPPEASPPEPLTPPEASPPEPPSTPPPVPEPTPSPSTPPAASPPEPPSTPPEASPPEPPSTPPEAPPPEPLTPPEASPPEPPSTPPSVPEPTPSPSTPPAASPPEPPSTPPEASPPEPPSTPPEASPPEPPSTPPEASPPEPPSTPPEASPPEPPSTPPEASPPEPPSTPPASSPPEPPSTPPATSPPEPPAASPPEPPSTPPAASPPESPSVPPPESQSTPPPTPAMAPPESPPSTPPPESPSTPPRTPPESPPSTPPPESPSTTPPPESPSDPPPTPAATSPESPSDPPATPSPSS, from the exons ATGGCGTGCCGCCTGTGCGTTTTTCTGCTCCTGCTTGCCTTCGCCTTCACCTTCACCAACGCCGATGAAGCAGCAGCTTCACGGCGGACGCTCCCGCCGATCCCCTGCATCCCGGGCCGGCCACGGCCCCCGTGGCTGCCACCCTGCACGCCGccttccccgccgccgccgcagccagcCGAGTGCTACACGTCGCTGTCGGGGCTGATGCCGTGCGCGGGCTTCCTCACCACCGGCGGGGTGCCGCCGGCGCCCCCTACGAGCGCTTGCTGCAACGGCCTCCGGTCGCTCGTCACCGACGCGCCCATATGCCTGTGCCACGTCGTCAACGGCGACATCAGCGAGCTCCTGCATGCGCCCATGATACCGCGGCGCATGGTGGAGCTCCCCCGCTTTTGCGCCGTCCCCTTCCCACGTGCCACGCTTCGCCAGTGCATCA GGGGGCCTGTGCCACCGATGAACCCTCCACCGTCGACTCCACCACCGGTGCCGGAGCCAACCCCATCACCATCGACTCCGCCGGAAGCGTCACCACCAGAGCCGCCATCGACTCCACCGGAAGCGTCACCACCGGAACCACCATCGACTCCGCCAGAAGCGTCACCACCGGAACCATTGACTCCGCCAGAAGCCTCACCACCGGAACCGCCGTCGACTCCACCACCGGTGCCGGAGCCAACCCCATCACCATCGACTCCGCCAGCAGCATCACCACCGGAGCCCCCATCGACTCCACCGGAAGCGTCACCACCGGAACCGCCATCAACTCCACCAGAAGCGCCACCACCGGAACCATTGACTCCGCCAGAAGCCTCACCACCGGAACCGCCGTCGACTCCACCATCGGTGCCGGAGCCAACCCCATCACCATCGACTCCGCCAGCAGCATCACCACCGGAGCCGCCATCGACTCCACCGGAAGCGTCACCACCAGAACCGCCATCGACCCCGCCGGAAGCGTCACCACCGGAACCGCCGTCGACCCCGCCGGAAGCGTCACCACCGGAACCGCCGTCGACCCCGCCCGAAGCGTCACCACCGGAACCGCCGTCGACCCCGCCCGAAGCGTCACCACCGGAACCGCCGTCGACCCCGCCAGCATCAtcaccaccggaaccaccgtcaACCCCGCCAGCAACATCACCACCTGAACCACCAGCAGCATCGCCACCGGAACCGCCATCGACTCCACCAGCGGCGTCACCACCAGAATCACCCTCGGTTCCTCCACCAGAATCACAATCAACTCCACCTCCAACACCAGCGATGGCGCCACCAGAATCACCACCATCGACTCCACCACCAGAATCACCCTCGACCCCACCACGGACGCCACCAGAATCACCACCCTCAACTCCACCACCAGAATCACCCTCCACTACCCCACCACCGGAATCACCATCTGATCCACCGCCGACGCCGGCCGCTACGTCACCGGAATCACCGTCTGATCCACCGGCTACTCCATCCCCATCATCTTAA
- the LOC8074217 gene encoding wiskott-Aldrich syndrome protein homolog — protein sequence MATSSKCMWFAFAVIFAVVAATLQPSAATSRVVLDDADQEAGPSPRPPAWRPRPRLIPPLPCIPGLPRLPWLPPCNNNDSSSSGGGGHAPIVVPHPPLPPLPCIPGLPRLPWLPPCNNDSSPSSGSGGGAPAIDPTPAPPQPAECRTSLSGLAPCADFLTNATSGGSASPAAACCAGLKSLVEDAPICLCHAMNGDLGKIMPAPVLRLRVMALPRTCHVAVPFGTLRKCIRGPVPPMDAPSAPPAA from the exons ATGGCGACGTCGTCCAAGTGCATGTGGTTCGCATTCGCCGTCATCTTCGCCGTGGTGGCGGCCACCCTGCAGCCGTCGGCGGCGACCAGCAGAGTCGTCCTCGACGACGCAGACCAAGAAGCAGGTCCTTCTCCACGGCCGCCGGCGTGGCGCCCCCGACCGCGGCTGATCCCTCCGCTTCCATGCATCCCAGGCCTGCCGCGGCTGCCATGGCTGCCGCCCTGCAACAACAACGACTCGTCGTCatcaggcggcggcggccacgcaCCGATCGTCGTCCCCCACCCGCCGCTCCCTCCGCTTCCTTGCATCCCGGGCCTGCCGCGGCTCCCGTGGCTGCCGCCCTGCAACAACGACTCATCACCGTCATCAGGCTCAGGCGGCGGCGCACCGGCGATCGACccgacgccggcgccgccgcagccggcGGAGTGCCGCACGTCCCTGTCGGGGCTGGCGCCGTGCGCCGACTTCCTGACCAACGCCACCAGCGGCGGTTCGGCGTCCCCCGCGGCCGCGTGCTGCGCGGGGCTCAAGTCGCTGGTGGAGGACGCGCCCATCTGCCTCTGCCACGCCATGAACGGCGACCTCGGCAAGATCATGCCGGCGCCCGTGCTACGCCTGCGCGTCATGGCGCTCCCCCGCACGTGCCACGTCGCTGTGCCGTTTGGCACGCTTCGCAAGTGCATCA GGGGACCTGTGCCGCCGATGGATGCGCCATCTGCACCACCGGCAGCATAA